Part of the Deferribacterota bacterium genome, CATGCAAATTTTATAAAGATAAAGAGATACTATCAGTATTTCCTGATGGTAGAAAAGTAAAATATACATATGAAAATTTTTATGAACGTGTTAAATCACTTGCTTCATTTTTAGCTAATTTAAATATTAAAAGAGGTGATAAGGTTGCAACATTAATGAATAACCACAATGCCCACCTAGAAGCATATTATGGAATTCCTGCTGCTGGCTTTATAATTCATACTATAAATATAAAATTACCTTTAGATGATATTATATATATTATAAATCATGCTGATGACAAGGTATTAATTATTGATGATACCCTCATTACTCTCTATGAAAATATAAAAGATAAAATTAAAGTTAAAACAATTATAATAAACTCCATAAATAATATTGATCATCCATTTATTGATTATGAAAAAGATGTTATGTTGAATAATAACTCCAATTATGAATTTCCAGAAATAAATGAAAACGAACCTATGGGGATGAGCTATTCTTCTGGAACAACGGGTAGACCAAAAGGGGTTGTCTATACACATAAGGCAATATGTCTTTATACAGTAATCAGCTCAGGAAGCGCAGCTTTTAACCTAAATTCAAATGATATAATCATGCCGGTTGTCCCAATGTATCATGTTAATGCTTGGTGTCTGCCTTATATGGGTATTTATGCAGGTTGTAAAATAGTTTTACCCTTTGCATATAAAGGAGCTTCTACATTAATTAAACTAATGGAGGAAACAAAAGTTAATTTTGTGGCTGCAGCAACGACTATCTGGCATGAAGTTGCCTACGAACTTGATAAAAGGAATTATTTTCACAATCTAGCAAATAATTTTACCTTAAATATTGGTGGAAGTACACCAAGTGAAGATATACTGTTAAAACTATTAAGGGCAAATTTAAATATAATACATACATGGGGCATGACTGAATCATCACCAAATGGACTAATAAACAAATTAGAAACAGTACCTAAAGAAAAGAGTATAAGAGAAAAAGCTAAATTTCTAACAAAACAGGGAATACCATGGCCATTTATGGATGTAAAAATAGTAAAAGACGGCAAAGAAGTTCCAAAAGATGGCAAAACTATGGGAAACTTATACATAAGGTCACCTTGGGTAATAAACTCATACTATAAAAATGAGGGGGAAGATAGTTTTAAAGATGGTTGGCTTGATACTGGGGACATAGCTGTTATTGATGAAGATAATTACATTCAGATTGTTGATAGATCTAAGGATCTTATACGTTCAGGCGGAGAGTGGATAAGCTCAACCGCATTAGAGAATATGCTTTTACAACACAGTGACATAATTGATGCAGCTGTTGTTGCTGCTAAACACCCAAAATGGGGTGAAAGACCCTATGCTTTTATAGTTACAAAAAACGGTAAAAAAATAGATATTGTGGAACTAAAAGAGTTGTTATTAACTAAATTTCCAAAATGGTGGCTGCCTGATGAATATATTTATATAGATAGTCTTCCAAAAAATGCAAATGGAAAAATATTAAAAAAAGAACTAAGAAAATATTTAGAAACTTATCAATCTAATAAAAAATAATAAAAATATACCTATCTAACTAATTCGCCCATCTTAAATATCGGTAGATATAAGGAAATAACAATAAAACCGATAATACCACCTAAGAAAAATATAAAAACAGGCAAAATCATACTTGTTACAGCCTCTACTGCCCTATCAACCTCATCTTCATAATAATCTGCAACCTTATCCATCATATCATCTAAATTACCAGTCTCCTCACCAACTCTTACCATCTCAACCACCATAGATGGAAACAGTTTTATTTGTCTCATAGGCTCAGCTAAGGTTCTACCTTCTTCTATATCAGCTTTTGTGTTAAGTATATATTTCTCAACCACTTTATTGCCACTATTAGAGGCAGTTATATCAATTGCTCTAAGTATAGGAACACCACCCCTAAGTAGTGTTGACATACTCCTTGAAAATCTAGCAATAGATAATTTATTAACCAAATCACCAAATTTAGGCAGTTTTAACAGTAAAAAGTCAAAAAAATAGCGACCTCTAACTGTTCTTTTATATAATAACCTTATAATCATAACTAAAAGTATAACTGATAAAAGTATTATACCACCACCAGTAGGGCTTGCAACAAAGTTACTCACATTTATTGTAATTTGAGTCATTACAGGTAATTCACCACCTAAGCTTTCATATACTTCGGCTAATTTTGGGACAACAAAAACCATAATAATGGCCAGTATTATTGCTGCAAAGATAATTATTGTTATTGGGTACGCTAGTGCACCCTTGACTTTCCTTCTTAAGGCAACACTCTTTTCTTGATAGAGTGCTAGTCTGTTTAAAATATCATCTAGGGCACCACTTTCCTCACCAGAGCGTATCATACTAATATATAAATCTCCAAAGTGCTCTTTATACTTATTTAACGCCTCATAAAAAGAAGAACCGCCAGCTATATCTTCACTAACATCTCTAAAAACTTTTCTTAACTTCCT contains:
- a CDS encoding long-chain-fatty-acid--CoA ligase codes for the protein MKNYMMDRQLTITDIINRSCKFYKDKEILSVFPDGRKVKYTYENFYERVKSLASFLANLNIKRGDKVATLMNNHNAHLEAYYGIPAAGFIIHTINIKLPLDDIIYIINHADDKVLIIDDTLITLYENIKDKIKVKTIIINSINNIDHPFIDYEKDVMLNNNSNYEFPEINENEPMGMSYSSGTTGRPKGVVYTHKAICLYTVISSGSAAFNLNSNDIIMPVVPMYHVNAWCLPYMGIYAGCKIVLPFAYKGASTLIKLMEETKVNFVAAATTIWHEVAYELDKRNYFHNLANNFTLNIGGSTPSEDILLKLLRANLNIIHTWGMTESSPNGLINKLETVPKEKSIREKAKFLTKQGIPWPFMDVKIVKDGKEVPKDGKTMGNLYIRSPWVINSYYKNEGEDSFKDGWLDTGDIAVIDEDNYIQIVDRSKDLIRSGGEWISSTALENMLLQHSDIIDAAVVAAKHPKWGERPYAFIVTKNGKKIDIVELKELLLTKFPKWWLPDEYIYIDSLPKNANGKILKKELRKYLETYQSNKK
- a CDS encoding type II secretion system F family protein → MRYVYKGINMESRKAIKGSIEADDEREAKLLLRNRKINVTDIKRDWKSIEIKFRREKIKVYDTAVASRQLAAMISAGLPLARALDILAGQVTNRKLRKVFRDVSEDIAGGSSFYEALNKYKEHFGDLYISMIRSGEESGALDDILNRLALYQEKSVALRRKVKGALAYPITIIIFAAIILAIIMVFVVPKLAEVYESLGGELPVMTQITINVSNFVASPTGGGIILLSVILLVMIIRLLYKRTVRGRYFFDFLLLKLPKFGDLVNKLSIARFSRSMSTLLRGGVPILRAIDITASNSGNKVVEKYILNTKADIEEGRTLAEPMRQIKLFPSMVVEMVRVGEETGNLDDMMDKVADYYEDEVDRAVEAVTSMILPVFIFFLGGIIGFIVISLYLPIFKMGELVR